Proteins found in one Leptidea sinapis chromosome 23, ilLepSina1.1, whole genome shotgun sequence genomic segment:
- the LOC126971364 gene encoding uncharacterized protein LOC126971364, translating to MMSQFHNNTKGMTQCSGILNNMHENNISSHQCIDVQIQCPDKAEESMTEYVENQIKQALRENLEREEPQHEDKAEHNSTKTQGVPNFRMLGLENNDETDSIKTNYFAETNKHDSSSVHNSYDSEKREREELQQEDKVEHNSTKTQSVPNIRMLGLGNNNETDSNKTNILEDTKKHNICSVHNSYDSEKLTNASVEAIIKEYRNQEQFNSQNSVGDAQENIIKPKVRTEITVIPDGFSISEKDYFSKKHQNDTTKKIVDSKNFKMSMDLESQNVGHPFHNTKALREEMLFNRESKLYNAPRDINSIDKKSFQSIETQIDKAGTSKVFQPTNIVDQINKTKIGPTYYSDPNESLDKLLPLVESTKHFQNIVNEDYMEDVPLSVLKRIKEVSTDDTKKHNICSVHNSYDSEKFTKTSVESSSTQNYSHDTNASVDAIIKEYRNQEQFNSQNSVGEAQENIIKPKVRTEITAIHDGFGISEKDCYSKNHQNDTTKKIVDSKNFEMSMDLKSQNVGHPFHNTKAREQNMLINRESKLYNAPRDINSIDKKSFQSIETQIDKAGTSKDFQPTNIVEKIGPTYYSDPNESLDKLLPQAESTKHFQNIFNEDYMEDVPLSVLKRLKEVLTDESYNIISLSEHSESDGYNSSDFEFIDEEEAKLNTGLQVMNFNIDSLIPDYFKEGPSTQQRNHDYDELTNLFMGYSNELFLMEVKCPANAEGTVAVPHDIHNAWIFHDYPEHNDREAIETLEIIRGLPENRR from the exons ATGATGTCCCAGTTCCACAACAACACGAAAGGTATGACACAGTGCTCagggatattaaataatatgcatgaaaacaatatttcaagTCATCAATGTATAGATGTGCAGATACAGTGTCCAGATAAGGCTGAAGAATCTATGACCGAATATGTAGAAAACCAAATAAAGCAAGCATTGCGTGAAAATCTAGAGAGAGAAGAACCTCAACATGAAGATAAAGCGGAACATAATTCAACAAAAACTCAGGGTGTTCCCAATTTTAGAATGTTAGGGTTAGAAAACAACGATGAAACTGACAGTATCAAAACAAACTATTTTGCGGAAACGAATAAACATGATAGTTCTTCTGTGCATAATAGTTATGACTCAGAAAAACGCGAGAGAGAAGAACTTCAACAAGAAGATAAAGTGGAACATAATTCAACAAAAACTCAGAGCGTTCCCAATATTCGAATGTTAGGATTAGGAAACAACAATGAAACTGACAGTAACAAAACAAACATACTTGAAGatacaaaaaaacataatatttgttctgtgcataatagtTATGACTCAGAAAAACTAACTAACGCCAGTGTTGAGGCGATTATTAAGGAATATCGCAACCAGGAGCAATTTAATTCTCAAAATTCAGTAGGTGACGCTCaagaaaacataataaaacCAAAAGTAAGAACAGAAATAACTGTTATACCTGATGGATTTAGTATTTCTGAAAAggattattttagtaaaaaacaCCAAAATGATACTACGAAAAAAATTGTagattcaaaaaattttaaaatgagtaTGGACTTAGAAAGCCAAAATGTTGGTCATCCTTTTCATAATACAAAGGCTCTTAGAGAAGAAATGCTTTTCAATAGAGAGTCTAAATTATACAATGCACCAAGAGATATAAATAGCATCGATAAAAAGTCATTTCAATCGATTGAAACACAGATAGATAAAGCAGGAACATCTAAAGTTTTCCAACCAACTAATATAGtagaccaaataaataaaacaaaaataggtCCGACATATTATAGTGATCCCAATGAATCTTTAGATAAACTGCTACCCCTAGTAGAATCTACAAAACATTtccaaaatattgttaatgaaGATTATATGGAAGATGTTCCGCTTAGCGTTTTAAAACGTATAAAAGAGGTATCGACTGACGATacgaaaaaacataatatttgttctgtgcataatagtTATGACTCagaaaaatttactaaaacaaGTGTTGAATCTAGTTCCACACAAAATTATTCCCACGATACTAACGCCAGTGTTGATGCGATAATTAAGGAATATCGCAACCAGGAGCAATTTAATTCTCAAAATTCAGTAGGTGAGGCTCaagaaaacataataaaacCAAAAGTAAGAACAGAAATAACTGCCATACATGATGGATTTGGTATTTCTGAAAAGGATTGTTATAGTAAAAATCACCAAAATGATACTACGAAAAAAATTGTagattcaaaaaattttgaaatgagTATGGACTTAAAAAGCCAAAATGTTGGTCATCCTTTTCATAATACAAAGGCTAGAGAACAAAATATGCTTATCAATAGAGAGTCTAAATTATACAATGCACCAAGAGATATAAATAGCATCGATAAAAAGTCATTTCAATCGATTGAAACACAGATAGATAAAGCAGGAACATCTAAAGATTTCCAACCAACCAATATAGTAGAGAAAATAGGTCCGACATATTATAGTGATCCCAATGAATCTTTAGATAAACTGCTACCCCAAGCAGAATCTACAAAACatttccaaaatatttttaatgaagatTATATGGAAGATGTTCCGCTTAGCGTTTTAAAACGTTTAAAAGAGGTATTGACTGACGAGTCTTATAACATTATTTCGTTGTCTGAACATTCAGAATCTGATGGATATAATTCATCCGACTTTGAATTTATAGACGAAGAAGAAGCGAAATTGAATACCGGATTACAAGTtatgaattttaatattgatagcCTGATTCCCGATTACTTCAAAGAAGGTCCGAGTACACAGCAAAGAAACCACGATTATGATGaattaacaaatttgtttatggGATATAGTaatgaattgtttttgatgGAGGTCAAATGTCCTGCTAATGCTGAAGGGACGGTTGCCGTTCCGCATGATATACACAATGCTTGGATTTTTCATGACTATCCAGAGCACA ATGACAGAGAAGCAATAGAAACTTTGGAAATTATTCGCGGACTACCGGAAAACAGACGATGA